In Paramisgurnus dabryanus chromosome 14, PD_genome_1.1, whole genome shotgun sequence, one genomic interval encodes:
- the atp6ap1la gene encoding ATPase H+ transporting accessory protein 1 like a has product MASLWRPMFLALFALMILQISSSSEQLAASMEGSSDEATSQDIGQENGVGDEGSAFKVDLRRSLQPYGWHLSRKLLQTPGALLYSPLSVVHNGKTCILFRARKLAIRYKNHSLVDLTDRTFGPAATVDTKGSFCSKDKAILNLRFGDVEDLRGLSIRLQMSNTFYESAGQNWFTLDNVHIHYNWTYEATFNATDVYAPSTNSYHCQHVSSLQKYDTLLVPSAGTDHSANWHITFTDFQIQAFNLHSSKFASASDCATFFTPAILMGLITSLILLLVLAYALHMVVHLKHIDRYEEHKTTVYFPRSTEATESTEKNNS; this is encoded by the exons ATGGCATCACTGTGGCGCCCAATGTTTCTTGCCTTATTTGCTTTGATGATCCTGCAGATATCTTCGTCTTCTGAGCAGCTGGCTGCCTCTATGGAAGGGAG CTCAGATGAGGCAACATCACAAGACATCGGTCAGGAAA ATGGTGTTGGTGATGAAGGTTCAGCGTTTAAAGTTGATCTCAGACGATCTCTGCAG CCGTACGGATGGCACCTGAGCCGTAAGTTACTGCAGACTCCAGGAGCGCTGCTTTATTCTCCTCTGAGCGTCGTGCACAACGGGAAAACCTGCATCCTCTTTAGAGCCCGAAAACTGGCCATCAGATACAAGAACCACAGTTTAGTGGACCTGACGGACCGAACCTTCGGCCCGGCCGCAACGGTGGACACCAAAGGGTCTTTCTGCAGTAAAGATAAAGCCAT ACTGAATCTACGTTTTGGTGATGTAGAAGACCTCAGAGGCCTCTCCATCAG GCTACAAATGTCAAACACCTTCTACGAGTCAGCAGGACAGAACTGGTTTACTCTGGATAACGTTCACATCCACTACAACTGGACGTACGAGGCCACGTTTAACGCCACGGATGTCTACGCACCCTCCACCAACTCCTACCACTGCCAACATGTCAGCAGTCTCCAGAAATACGACACGCTGCTGGTACCCAGCGCCGGCACGGATCACTCGGCAAACTGGCACATCACATTCACCGACTTCCAG ATTCAAGCATTCAACCTTCATTCCAGTAAGTTTGCATCGGCCAGCGACTGCGCGACCTTCTTTACTCCAGCGATCCTCATGGGTTTGATCACATCTCTGATCCTGCTGCTGGTGTTGGCGTACGCTCTGCACATGGTGGTCCATCTAAAGCACATCGACCGCTACGAAGAGCACAAGACCACCGTCTACTTCCCTCGCAGCACAGAAGCCACAGAGTCCACAGAGAAGAACAACTCCTAA
- the asb14a gene encoding dynein axonemal heavy chain 12, whose amino-acid sequence MDQETAGGILDQDLATQLMIEESLLQGHKQTQGKNSSSDVIRIIHISPEREKIFNAIKHGDEGSLRKLTVYQHAFSEEDNTGYIPLHEAASQSNQSILHITFTASHVELKDRRTHRGKTPLFLAVEKGFLDNACFLLDSACSPDTLDNEEDSPLVVAIRNNNYDMVKLLLNFNAKVNQEGAHRRTALHEAARLGLKDLVDLLLKFGAHPDPRSSFGLTPLALAAQAGHLEIVRTLLQKGADVESQAQDSATILFEASASGNPDVISLLLEYGADANVPRHTGHLPIHRAAHRGHQKALALLIPVTTCDAVDDSGISPLHSAAAGGHTRCLEMLLKAGYDPNFMLYPWVRRNYDDKRQSALYFAVSNDDVASTRVLLEAGAMPNQDPVKCLQVALRLGNYELISVLLRYGANVNYYCRVNTTHFPSALQYALKDEVVLRMLCNYGYDVMRCFDCPYGEGSHVPDDYEGWSNTVIKDTLFCEVISVSWLKHLSGNVVRAMLDYVDHVSFCAKLKAVIMEQKQWPEICQIQENVRGLQHLCRLKIRSCLGRLRLRAPVFMSFLPLPDRLKQYILYKEYDLYSQQCQSK is encoded by the exons ATGGATCAGGAGACAGCAGGAGGGATTTTAGATCAGGATTTGGCAACTCAGCTCATGATTGAAGAAAGTCTACTGCAGGGCCACAAGCAAACCCAAGGCAAAAACTCTTCATCTGATGTTATTAG GATCATTCACATCAGCCCAGAGAGAGAGAAGATTTTCAATGCTATTAAACATG GTGACGAAGGGTCCCTCAGAAAGCTCACAGTTTACCAGCATGCGTTCAGTGAAGAAGATAACACCGGTTACATCCCTTTACATGAAGCTGCAAGCCAAAGCAACCAGAGCATCCTTCACATCACATTTACTG CTTCTCATGTGGAGTTAAAGGACAGAAGGACTCATCGGGGTAAGACGCCTCTTTTCTTAGCTGTGGAGAAGGGATTTTTAGACAACGCCTGTTTTCTGTTAGACAGCGCCTGTAGTCCAGATACCCTGGACAATGAGGAAGACTCACCTCTTGTTGTAG CCATTAGAAACAACAATTATGATATGGTGAAGCTTCTGCTAAACTTCAATGCTAAAGTTAATCAAGAGGGAGCGCACAGAAGAACAGCCCTGCATGAAGCCGCTCGGCTGGGCCTGAAAGATTTAGTGGACTTGTTGTTGAAGTTTGGAGCTCATCCTGACCCCAGGAGCTCTTTCGGCCTGACACCTTTAGCATTAGCGGCACAGGCTGGACACCTGGAGATTGTTCGGACACTCTTACAGAAAG GAGCTGATGTGGAGTCTCAGGCTCAGGACAGCGCTACAATCCTGTTTGAGGCCTCAGCTTCAGGAAACCCTGATGTGATTTCTCTACTGCTGGAATACGGAGCTGACGCTAACGTACCCAGACACACCGGTCATCTACCCATCCATAGAGCGGCTCACCGCGGACACCAGAA AGCTCTGGCTCTTCTGATCCCCGTGACGACGTGTGATGCTGTGGATGACAGTGGTATAAGTCCTCTACATTCAGCGGCCGCTGGTGGACACACACGCTGTTTGGAGATGTTGCTCAAGGCCGGTTACGACCCCAACTTCATGCTGTACCCGTGGGTACGCCGTAACTATGACGACAAGCGCCAGTCAGCCCTGTACTTTGCCGTGTCCAATGACGACGTCGCCTCCACCAGGGTACTGTTGGAGGCCGGAGCAATGCCCAACCAGGACCCAGTGAAATGCCTACAGGTGGCGCTGCGCCTGGGCAACTATGAGCTTATCAGCGTCTTGCTTCGATACGGTGCCAACGTCAACTACTACTGTCGGGTGAACACAACTCACTTTCCATCGGCGTTACAGTACGCCCTGAAGGATGAGGTCGTGCTACGGATGCTGTGTAACTATGGTTACGATGTGATGCGATGCTTCGATTGTCCATATGGAGAGGGCTCTCACGTTCCTGATGATTATGAAGGCTGGAGTAATACGGTCATTAAGGATACTCTG TTTTGTGAGGTCATCTCTGTCTCATGGCTGAAGCATCTCTCTGGGAATGTGGTGCGAGCCATGCTGGACTACGTCGATCACGTGAGCTTTTGTGCTAAACTCAAGGCTGTCATCATGGAGCAGAAACAGTGGCCAGAAATCTGTCAAATTCAAG AGAACGTCCGCGGTTTGCAGCATCTCTGTAGGCTGAAGATCAGGAGCTGTTTGGGTCGACTGCGTTTACGAGCTCCAGTTTTCATGAGCTTTCTTCCTCTGCCAGACCGACTGAAACAATACATCTTATACAAAGAATATGATCTTTACAGTCAGCAGTGTCAAAGCAAATGA
- the rps23 gene encoding small ribosomal subunit protein uS12 gives MGKCRGLRTARKLRNHRREQKWHDKQYKKAHLGTALKANPFGGASHAKGIVLEKVGVEAKQPNSAIRKCVRVQLIKNGKKITAFVPNDGCLNFIEENDEVLVAGFGRKGHAVGDIPGVRFKVVKVANVSLLALYKGKKERPRS, from the exons ATGG GCAAGTGTCGTGGACTGCGTACTGCTAGAAAACTGCGTAACCACCGCCGTGAGCAGAAGTGGCATGACAAACAATACAAGAAAGCTCATTTGGGCACAGCTCTGAAGGCCAACCCATTCGGTGGAGCTTCTCACGCCAAAGGCATCGTGCTTGAGAAAGT TGGTGTTGAAGCCAAACAGCCCAACTCTGCTATTAGGAAGTGCGTCAGAGTCCAGCTGATCAAGAACGGCAAGAAGATCACAGCTTTCGTTCCCAACGACGGTTGCCTGAACTTCATTGAG GAAAACGATGAGGTTCTGGTTGCAGGGTTCGGTCGTAAGGGACATGCCGTGGGTGATATCCCCGGTGTACGTTTCAAGGTTGTGAAGGTGGCTAACGTGTCTCTTCTGGCTCTGTACAAAGGCAAGAAGGAGAGACCCAGATCATAA